Proteins from one Streptomyces genisteinicus genomic window:
- the sigJ gene encoding RNA polymerase sigma factor SigJ codes for MDRTVHRTGTAPHATAAGPGAAAGPDALARRFEEHRPQLRAVAYRMLGSLAEADDAVQEAWLRLSRSDGDGVANLRGWLTTVVGRICLDMLRSRASRREQPMAPHLPEPIVGAGDTVDPEHEALLADSVGLALLVVLGTLAPAERLAFVLHDMFAVPFDEIAPLVGRSPAAARQLASRARRRVRGGAPAPDADLARQREVVAAFLGAARDGDIGALVAVLDPDVVARADGGSRGPESLIRGAERVARRAAAFAHPSRATLPALVNGAAGVVVAVGGVPVAVMAFTVVEERIVAIETLADPARLAALDLTVLGG; via the coding sequence ATGGACAGGACCGTGCACAGGACCGGCACCGCACCGCACGCGACGGCGGCCGGACCGGGCGCCGCGGCGGGGCCGGACGCCCTCGCCCGGCGCTTCGAGGAGCACCGCCCGCAGCTGCGGGCCGTCGCCTACCGGATGCTCGGCTCGCTGGCCGAGGCCGACGACGCGGTCCAGGAGGCGTGGCTGCGGCTCAGCCGCTCCGACGGCGACGGGGTCGCGAACCTGCGCGGCTGGCTGACCACCGTCGTCGGCCGGATCTGCCTGGACATGCTGCGCAGCCGGGCTTCGCGGCGTGAGCAGCCGATGGCCCCGCACCTGCCCGAGCCGATCGTCGGCGCCGGGGACACGGTGGACCCCGAGCACGAGGCGCTGCTGGCCGACTCCGTCGGCCTCGCCCTGCTCGTGGTCCTGGGCACCCTCGCCCCCGCGGAGCGCCTCGCCTTCGTGCTGCACGACATGTTCGCCGTGCCGTTCGACGAGATCGCGCCCCTGGTGGGCCGCTCCCCCGCGGCCGCCCGCCAGCTCGCCAGCCGGGCGCGCCGGCGGGTGCGGGGCGGGGCGCCCGCGCCCGACGCGGATCTCGCCCGCCAGCGCGAGGTGGTCGCCGCCTTCCTGGGCGCGGCGCGCGACGGCGACATCGGCGCGCTGGTGGCCGTCCTCGACCCGGACGTGGTGGCGCGGGCCGACGGCGGGTCGCGTGGACCCGAGTCGCTGATCCGCGGCGCCGAGCGCGTCGCGCGGCGGGCCGCCGCCTTCGCCCATCCCTCGCGCGCCACCCTTCCCGCACTGGTGAACGGCGCCGCCGGGGTGGTCGTGGCGGTCGGCGGCGTCCCGGTCGCGGTGATGGCCTTCACCGTCGTGGAGGAACGGATCGTGGCGATCGAGACCCTGGCGGACCCGGCCCGTCTCGCAGCCCTGGACCTGACCGTCCTCGGCGGCTGA
- a CDS encoding globin domain-containing protein — MLSEQSVPVVRATLPAVGAAIGEIADLFYAELFADRPELLRDLFNRGNQANGRQRQALAGSIAAFAGMLLERPDERPDTMLARIAGKHASLGITSDQYELVHRHLFAAIAQVLGDAVTPEVAEAWDEVYWLMAGALIARESRLYQEAGVADGEVWQRMEIVARRRETADVVSYTLRRADGCPAGPFRPGQYVSVQAQLPDGARQIRQYSLSAAPGAGDWRISVKRLRDGAGPEGEVSSWLHGHARPGDLLTVSLPFGGLVPDETGDGPLLLASAGIGGTPMLSVLGHLTATGTARQVVVAHADRSPADHAHREELRALADRNPHARLSLWYERGHGADGSAAGRMDIGSLDLPEDLTACLCGPLPFMKAVRADLLRRGVPARRIHYEVFGPDLWLGRDAADAAGAGRAVGAAGTAVDDAAASPADS; from the coding sequence GTGCTGTCCGAGCAGTCCGTGCCCGTCGTCCGGGCCACCCTCCCCGCCGTGGGCGCCGCGATCGGGGAGATCGCCGACCTCTTCTACGCCGAGCTGTTCGCGGACCGGCCCGAACTGCTGCGCGACCTCTTCAACCGCGGCAACCAGGCCAACGGGCGGCAGCGGCAGGCGCTGGCGGGCTCCATCGCCGCCTTCGCCGGGATGCTGCTGGAGCGGCCGGACGAGCGGCCCGACACGATGCTCGCGCGGATCGCGGGCAAGCACGCCTCCCTCGGCATCACCTCCGACCAGTACGAGCTCGTCCACCGCCACCTCTTCGCCGCCATCGCGCAGGTGCTCGGCGACGCCGTCACCCCCGAGGTGGCCGAGGCGTGGGACGAGGTCTACTGGCTGATGGCCGGCGCCCTGATCGCCCGTGAGAGCCGCCTCTACCAGGAGGCCGGGGTCGCGGACGGCGAGGTCTGGCAGCGGATGGAGATCGTCGCGCGGCGCCGGGAGACCGCCGACGTGGTCTCGTACACGCTGCGCCGCGCCGACGGCTGCCCGGCCGGTCCCTTCCGGCCCGGCCAGTACGTCAGCGTCCAGGCGCAGCTGCCCGACGGGGCGCGTCAGATACGCCAGTACAGCCTGTCCGCGGCCCCGGGGGCCGGCGACTGGCGGATCAGCGTCAAGCGGCTGCGCGACGGGGCAGGGCCCGAGGGCGAGGTCTCCTCGTGGCTCCACGGGCACGCGCGCCCCGGCGACCTGCTGACCGTCTCGCTCCCCTTCGGCGGCCTGGTGCCCGACGAGACCGGAGACGGCCCCCTGCTGCTGGCCTCCGCCGGGATCGGCGGTACCCCGATGCTCTCCGTGCTCGGCCATCTGACCGCCACCGGGACGGCCCGGCAGGTCGTCGTGGCGCACGCCGACCGCAGCCCCGCCGACCACGCCCACCGGGAGGAGCTGCGGGCCCTCGCCGACCGGAATCCGCACGCCCGGCTGAGCCTCTGGTACGAGCGCGGGCACGGCGCGGACGGCTCCGCCGCGGGGCGGATGGACATCGGCTCCCTCGACCTGCCCGAGGACCTGACCGCCTGCCTCTGCGGCCCGCTGCCGTTCATGAAGGCCGTCCGCGCGGACCTGCTGCGCCGGGGCGTCCCGGCCCGGCGCATCCACTACGAGGTCTTCGGTCCCGACCTGTGGCTCGGGCGGGACGCGGCGGACGCGGCCGGGGCGGGCCGGGCGGTGGGGGCCGCCGGGACCGCCGTGGACGACGCGGCGGCGTCGCCCGCCGACTCCTGA
- a CDS encoding RrF2 family transcriptional regulator, translated as MRLTRFTDLALRAVMRLAVAEGDAPASTTREVAEVMNVPAAHMAKVVARLQHLGVVEARRGRGGGLALTGLGRRASLGWLVRELEGEGEVVVCEGDAPCPLRGACRLRRALREAQEAFHATLDPLTVGDLVASPTGPVLVGLVGRGPVAD; from the coding sequence ATGCGGCTGACCAGGTTCACCGATCTCGCACTCCGTGCCGTCATGCGGCTCGCCGTCGCCGAGGGCGACGCGCCCGCCTCGACCACCCGGGAGGTGGCCGAGGTGATGAACGTCCCCGCCGCGCACATGGCCAAGGTGGTGGCCCGGCTGCAGCATCTCGGCGTCGTGGAGGCACGGCGCGGCAGGGGCGGCGGGCTGGCGCTCACCGGGCTCGGACGCAGGGCCTCGCTGGGCTGGCTGGTGCGCGAGTTGGAGGGGGAGGGGGAGGTCGTGGTCTGCGAGGGCGACGCCCCCTGTCCGCTGCGCGGGGCGTGCCGGCTGCGGCGCGCGCTGCGGGAGGCGCAGGAGGCCTTCCACGCCACGCTCGATCCGCTGACCGTGGGAGACCTGGTGGCCTCGCCGACGGGTCCGGTGCTCGTCGGGCTGGTCGGCCGGGGGCCCGTCGCGGACTGA
- a CDS encoding PP2C family protein-serine/threonine phosphatase, with protein sequence MVGRRQRSTFRTPWYLRLLPAVMLVGGAFFDALSPPRFTAVPLFAAAPLVAAALTSWVVTLLTGIAAVVATAGLHVYNDDATEITSFTEVTTVATVSAVALLINRVLRLGSERLASARVIAEAAQRAVLPEPQDRIAGLHVAARYEAAQADAFIGGDLFAVQDTPYGVRLIVGDVRGKGMEAVSAVAVLVGSFREAAEQESTLEAVAQRLERALQREGVRRPGLDAFEGFTTAVIGEIPNVRAGGDRGAVRLVNRGHPDPLLLRADGALAPLTPTEPALPLGMGDLGGGPDRADEYALPAGATLLLYTDGLSEARDAHGVFYDPAERLRGRVFPGPEELLDALVDDVRRYSGGGPADDMALMAVTRPEAGQPDRRRTVPVVPADRDGAPGRRPGP encoded by the coding sequence ATGGTGGGGCGACGGCAGCGCAGCACCTTCCGGACTCCGTGGTACCTGCGCCTGCTCCCTGCCGTGATGCTCGTCGGCGGCGCGTTCTTCGACGCCCTCAGCCCTCCCCGCTTCACCGCCGTGCCGCTCTTCGCCGCCGCACCGCTCGTCGCGGCGGCCCTCACCTCCTGGGTGGTGACGCTGCTCACCGGCATCGCCGCCGTCGTGGCCACCGCCGGGCTGCACGTCTACAACGACGACGCCACCGAGATCACCAGCTTCACCGAGGTGACCACGGTGGCCACGGTCTCGGCCGTCGCGCTGCTGATCAACCGCGTCCTGCGGCTGGGCAGCGAGCGGCTGGCCTCGGCCCGGGTGATCGCCGAGGCGGCGCAGCGCGCCGTGCTGCCCGAGCCGCAGGACCGGATCGCCGGTCTCCACGTCGCCGCGCGGTACGAGGCGGCGCAGGCGGACGCGTTCATCGGAGGAGACCTCTTCGCGGTGCAGGACACGCCCTACGGCGTGCGGCTGATCGTGGGCGACGTGCGCGGCAAGGGCATGGAGGCGGTCTCGGCCGTCGCCGTGCTCGTCGGGTCCTTCCGGGAGGCGGCGGAACAGGAGAGCACCCTGGAGGCGGTGGCGCAGCGGCTGGAGCGGGCGCTGCAGCGCGAGGGCGTACGGCGGCCGGGGCTGGACGCCTTCGAGGGCTTCACGACGGCCGTCATCGGCGAGATCCCGAACGTGCGGGCGGGCGGGGACCGCGGGGCCGTGCGCCTGGTGAACCGGGGCCATCCCGACCCGCTGCTGCTCCGGGCGGACGGCGCGCTGGCCCCGCTGACACCGACGGAGCCGGCGCTGCCGCTCGGCATGGGCGACCTGGGGGGCGGGCCCGACCGGGCGGACGAGTACGCCCTGCCGGCCGGGGCCACGCTGCTGCTCTACACCGACGGGCTCTCCGAGGCGCGGGACGCGCACGGGGTCTTCTACGACCCGGCGGAGCGGCTCCGGGGCCGGGTCTTCCCGGGGCCGGAGGAGTTGCTGGACGCCCTGGTGGACGACGTGCGCCGCTACTCCGGCGGCGGGCCCGCCGACGACATGGCGCTGATGGCGGTCACCCGGCCCGAGGCCGGCCAGCCGGACCGGCGCCGGACGGTCCCCGTCGTCCCCGCCGACCGGGACGGCGCCCCGGGGCGGCGGCCTGGGCCGTGA
- a CDS encoding FG-GAP-like repeat-containing protein: MLRSALVRHWVAAAAAATLIAGTGPLTYTAAAAESGTVFPATAAAQPREVVPLSAGPGGYLRYEQGRGQFWSTWSGVTEPIRNDAEGPEAGGAYGAGSDVVAALWEDGTEVRLFDATRKRNTYVTLPSGHRYIGAFGSTVLTSKGNGTTAPVTWHLLRLVSGSVQDTVVTGWPEGGQLPAGATAGDATGILASSTVGGVSRPVWIDLATGQVRTLSEDGPAAGTASVVHTPTEVVRWTTDGTVLFHGKGGPGATGPLALDASAELPYREGDELLGMTGGQLIVARRTADGGSAPYRLVSVPRGGGAETPLFASARTRALAAPDGGLLVVAGTAPETLSLQRLRADGEQVTATVLTAVAPMTSEPYALSFAHGRLESLERMPDERYAFRSRSVSVTDGSAVGGTVERGALGIPLDACAVDVTDCPELHSTGDGRTVVQPFPVHDRVPVVVEDGASAGRPLTTAFEGFYVTDVSGRYAVGFGYREDGTIVRAATVDLDTGKHLASIPVGYDAQDLDLQGDTVWAAGPVNGTVIGYDVRTGAARRTVDLGNGCRAEFLRVTGHWLSWRCAGADYSAGIRDLETGRDRFLQEPVSVLGDGYAVWFRGDVIRVTDVSGTEPVLKATYHPSHDNDRTGPYAVDTATGRVAFQSNPAGDIEVADIGVTASPLGTIDADVATGADLRNAAWQPRWWLTKPAASWTLELRHTATGAAVRTLTGGEARGIVRPSWDGRDTAGRLVANGAYTWALTAKPADGQGADLVLTGGVTVTGASPVRRDLGDDGFGDLLVQDTAGLVSQYRGNGTGGVLARQAGGVFATDAYPVPFGDVDGDRCNDVLVRLGNELRVYRPGCGKVLSPTSPYTSIGSGWAQYDQLTSPGDVNGDGFQDLMVRQTTTGDMYFYAGSASHRLAARVRIGTDWRTYTKIAGVGDLNGDGRGDLLGIDAAGALWRYYGTATGGVTARVKLATGWGGYTSVAGVGDISGDGKPELVGRTGDGRLYRHSATGDGTLAARVQIGTGGWQAFKGLY, encoded by the coding sequence GTGCTTCGCAGCGCTCTCGTACGCCATTGGGTCGCCGCCGCTGCCGCGGCGACTCTGATCGCCGGTACCGGCCCGCTCACCTACACCGCGGCCGCCGCGGAGAGCGGCACGGTCTTTCCCGCCACCGCGGCGGCCCAGCCGCGGGAGGTGGTGCCGCTCTCCGCGGGGCCGGGCGGCTATCTCCGTTACGAACAGGGGCGCGGCCAGTTCTGGTCCACCTGGAGCGGGGTCACCGAGCCGATCCGCAACGACGCGGAGGGCCCGGAGGCCGGCGGGGCGTACGGCGCCGGCTCCGACGTCGTCGCCGCGCTGTGGGAAGACGGCACCGAAGTCCGCCTGTTCGACGCCACCCGGAAGCGCAACACCTACGTCACGCTGCCGTCCGGGCACCGGTACATCGGAGCCTTCGGCTCCACGGTGCTCACCTCCAAGGGGAACGGCACGACGGCGCCGGTGACCTGGCACCTGCTCCGGCTGGTGAGCGGTTCCGTCCAGGACACCGTGGTCACGGGCTGGCCGGAAGGCGGGCAACTCCCTGCCGGCGCGACGGCCGGTGACGCCACGGGCATACTCGCCTCCTCCACCGTGGGCGGGGTGTCCCGGCCGGTCTGGATCGACCTGGCGACGGGGCAGGTGCGCACGCTGTCCGAGGACGGCCCGGCCGCCGGGACCGCCTCGGTCGTCCACACGCCGACCGAGGTCGTCCGGTGGACGACGGACGGCACCGTCCTGTTCCACGGCAAGGGCGGGCCCGGTGCCACCGGGCCCCTCGCGCTCGACGCCTCGGCCGAACTGCCCTACCGGGAGGGCGACGAACTGCTGGGGATGACCGGCGGACAGCTGATCGTCGCCCGGCGCACCGCGGACGGCGGCTCCGCTCCCTACCGCCTGGTCTCGGTCCCGAGGGGCGGAGGCGCCGAGACGCCTCTCTTCGCCTCGGCGCGGACCCGGGCGCTGGCGGCTCCCGACGGCGGACTCCTCGTCGTGGCGGGAACCGCACCGGAGACCCTGAGCCTGCAACGCCTGCGAGCAGACGGGGAGCAGGTGACGGCGACCGTGCTCACGGCCGTCGCCCCGATGACCTCCGAGCCGTACGCCCTGAGCTTCGCCCACGGCCGTCTGGAGTCGCTCGAGCGGATGCCGGACGAGCGGTACGCCTTCCGTTCGCGGTCGGTGTCCGTCACGGACGGGTCGGCGGTCGGCGGCACGGTGGAGCGCGGTGCTCTCGGGATCCCGCTCGACGCCTGCGCGGTGGACGTCACCGACTGCCCGGAGCTTCATAGCACCGGCGACGGCCGTACCGTCGTGCAGCCCTTCCCCGTGCACGACAGGGTCCCCGTGGTCGTCGAGGACGGGGCGTCCGCCGGCCGGCCCCTGACGACCGCGTTCGAGGGGTTCTACGTCACCGACGTCTCCGGGCGGTATGCCGTGGGCTTCGGATACCGGGAGGACGGCACGATCGTCCGGGCGGCGACCGTCGACCTGGACACCGGGAAGCACCTCGCGTCGATCCCGGTCGGGTACGACGCGCAGGACCTGGACCTCCAGGGCGACACCGTGTGGGCCGCGGGTCCGGTCAACGGCACGGTCATCGGGTACGACGTGCGCACCGGAGCGGCCCGGCGCACCGTCGACCTGGGGAACGGATGCCGGGCCGAGTTCCTCCGCGTCACGGGCCACTGGCTGAGCTGGCGCTGCGCCGGAGCCGACTACTCGGCGGGGATCCGCGATCTGGAGACCGGCAGGGACCGGTTCCTCCAGGAGCCGGTCAGCGTGCTCGGCGACGGATACGCCGTCTGGTTCCGGGGGGACGTCATCCGGGTCACGGACGTCAGCGGTACCGAGCCGGTCCTGAAGGCCACCTACCACCCGAGCCACGACAACGACCGCACCGGCCCGTACGCGGTGGACACGGCCACCGGCCGGGTCGCCTTCCAGTCGAACCCCGCCGGGGACATCGAGGTCGCGGACATCGGGGTGACGGCCTCGCCGCTCGGCACGATCGACGCCGACGTCGCGACGGGCGCGGATCTCCGCAACGCCGCCTGGCAGCCGCGCTGGTGGCTGACCAAGCCCGCCGCCTCCTGGACGCTCGAACTGCGCCACACGGCCACGGGCGCGGCCGTGCGCACGCTCACGGGCGGTGAGGCGCGCGGGATCGTCCGGCCGTCCTGGGACGGCAGGGACACGGCGGGCCGGCTCGTCGCCAACGGCGCGTACACCTGGGCGCTGACGGCGAAGCCCGCCGACGGCCAGGGCGCGGACCTCGTCCTGACCGGAGGCGTCACGGTCACGGGCGCCTCGCCGGTCCGGCGCGACCTGGGGGACGACGGCTTCGGCGACCTGCTGGTGCAGGACACGGCCGGGCTGGTCTCGCAGTACCGGGGCAACGGCACCGGCGGTGTGCTGGCGCGTCAGGCGGGCGGCGTGTTCGCGACGGACGCGTACCCCGTCCCGTTCGGCGACGTGGACGGCGACCGGTGCAACGACGTGCTGGTACGCCTCGGGAACGAGCTGAGGGTGTACCGGCCTGGCTGCGGCAAGGTCCTCTCGCCGACGTCGCCGTACACCTCGATCGGCTCCGGCTGGGCGCAGTACGACCAGCTGACGTCCCCCGGCGACGTGAACGGCGACGGCTTCCAGGACCTGATGGTGCGTCAGACCACCACGGGCGACATGTACTTCTACGCGGGTTCGGCGTCGCACAGGCTCGCCGCGCGTGTGCGGATCGGCACCGACTGGCGGACGTACACGAAGATCGCCGGCGTGGGCGACCTGAACGGCGACGGACGCGGGGACCTGCTCGGGATCGACGCGGCCGGTGCGCTGTGGCGGTACTACGGGACGGCGACCGGCGGGGTGACCGCGCGGGTGAAGCTCGCCACCGGCTGGGGCGGCTACACCTCGGTCGCCGGAGTCGGGGACATCAGCGGCGACGGGAAGCCCGAGCTCGTCGGGCGGACCGGTGACGGACGGCTGTACCGGCACAGCGCCACCGGCGACGGGACGCTCGCGGCACGGGTGCAGATCGGGACAGGCGGCTGGCAGGCGTTCAAGGGCCTGTACTGA